The following proteins are encoded in a genomic region of Paraburkholderia sp. BL23I1N1:
- a CDS encoding MerR family DNA-binding transcriptional regulator: MNTQYTITELAREFDVTPRAIRFYEDQGLLSPSREGSSGLRRVYSGRDRTRLKLTLRGKRLGFTLSEIRDLLDVYESPTDTVPQLHAFLATVARHRDVLERQLEDLNATLEDLAQYESQARALLESGAREETRSA; encoded by the coding sequence ATGAACACGCAATACACGATCACCGAGCTCGCACGGGAATTCGACGTCACGCCGCGGGCAATCCGTTTTTACGAAGATCAGGGTTTACTCTCACCCAGCCGCGAGGGTTCGAGCGGTCTGAGGCGCGTCTATTCGGGCCGCGACCGAACTCGTCTGAAGCTCACGCTGCGCGGCAAGCGGCTCGGCTTTACGCTGTCGGAAATCCGCGATCTGCTCGACGTCTATGAGTCGCCAACCGATACCGTGCCGCAATTGCACGCCTTTCTTGCCACGGTGGCGCGTCATCGCGATGTGCTCGAACGTCAACTGGAGGATCTGAACGCGACGCTCGAAGACCTCGCGCAATACGAATCCCAGGCGCGCGCGTTGCTGGAGAGCGGTGCACGCGAAGAAACCCGGTCTGCCTGA
- a CDS encoding MBL fold metallo-hydrolase, with product MNALEHQLDYPFNDTLPEAGHAMEVAPGVFWLRMPLPFALDHINLWLLRDEIDGQQGWTVVDCGIASDTIKENWEKVFDSMLDGLPVLRVIVTHCHPDHIGLAHWLCAGGDKKRWDVRLWMTLGEYMQARVMAAGGGSNAGGEGAARHFARHGLNDEASLEKLRNRTSYYSSLVPAIPGQYRRLREADGVKIGGKTWRVVTGFGHSPEHCALLCEETGTLISGDMVLPRISTNVSVFDMEPESTPLALYLESLGRYETMPEDTLVLPSHGKPFRGVRTRIRQLREHHDARLAEVREACAEKPQSAADIVPLMFKRQLDIHQMTFAMGEALAHLHLLWLAGELKRTQDADGVIRFSA from the coding sequence ATGAATGCACTCGAACATCAACTCGACTACCCGTTCAACGACACCTTGCCCGAAGCGGGCCATGCGATGGAAGTTGCGCCCGGCGTGTTCTGGCTGCGCATGCCGCTGCCGTTCGCCCTCGATCACATCAATCTGTGGCTGCTACGCGATGAGATCGACGGTCAGCAAGGCTGGACGGTCGTCGACTGCGGCATTGCGTCGGACACGATCAAGGAGAACTGGGAGAAAGTGTTCGACTCCATGCTCGACGGCCTGCCGGTGCTGCGCGTGATCGTCACGCATTGCCATCCGGACCACATCGGCCTCGCGCACTGGCTCTGCGCCGGCGGCGACAAAAAGCGCTGGGACGTGCGGTTGTGGATGACGCTCGGCGAATACATGCAGGCACGCGTGATGGCGGCCGGCGGTGGTTCGAATGCGGGCGGCGAGGGCGCGGCGCGGCACTTTGCGCGGCATGGTCTGAACGATGAGGCGTCGCTCGAAAAGCTGCGCAATCGCACGAGCTATTACTCGAGCCTCGTACCGGCGATTCCCGGTCAATACCGCCGCCTGCGTGAAGCCGACGGCGTGAAGATCGGCGGCAAGACGTGGCGTGTGGTGACCGGCTTCGGCCATTCGCCGGAGCACTGCGCATTGCTTTGCGAAGAGACGGGCACGCTGATTTCCGGCGACATGGTGCTGCCGCGCATTTCGACGAACGTTTCGGTGTTCGACATGGAGCCGGAAAGCACGCCGCTCGCGCTGTATCTGGAATCGCTCGGCCGCTACGAGACGATGCCCGAAGACACGCTCGTGCTGCCCTCGCATGGCAAGCCGTTTCGCGGCGTGCGCACGCGCATCAGGCAATTGCGTGAGCATCATGACGCGCGTCTGGCTGAAGTGCGCGAGGCCTGTGCGGAGAAGCCGCAGAGCGCCGCGGATATCGTGCCGCTGATGTTCAAGCGCCAGCTCGACATCCACCAGATGACGTTCGCGATGGGCGAAGCGCTGGCGCACTTGCATCTGCTGTGGCTCGCGGGCGAGTTGAAGCGGACACAGGATGCGGATGGGGTGATCCGGTTTTCGGCTTGA
- a CDS encoding ABC transporter substrate-binding protein produces the protein MRFKLLAAAVLFTAPALVLAKPLTVCTESSPDGFDVVQFNSLVTTNASADVIFNSLVSYDEAAKKVEPSLADKWDVSADGLTYTFHLRPNVQFQTTDYFKPTRPLNADDVVFTFNRMLDDGNPWHKVAGASGFPHAQSMGLPKLIKSVSKVDDNTVKFELNAPDATFVSILTMGFASIYSAEYADQLLKAGKQVDLNSKPIGTGPFVLKSYTKDAVIRYDVNPTYWGAKPKVDRLIYAITPDATVRAQKVKAGECQIALSPKPQDLAEAKDDKSLAIVQTPAFMTAFVALNTQKKPLDNQKVRAALNMAFDRTTYLKAIFDNTATPAVNPYPPNTWSYDKAVKAWPYDPAKAKKLLADAGYPNGFETTIWVRPNGSVLNPNPKAGAELLQADFAKIGVKADVKVIEWGELIKQAKLGQHDTLFMGWAGDNGDPDNYLSPLFSCNAVKSGINFARFCDQDLDKLIADGKTTPDQAKRAKAYEQAQQIIHDQALWIPLGYPTAAAITRTNVSGYHVSPFGRQNFGTVAVQ, from the coding sequence ATGCGCTTCAAACTGCTCGCAGCCGCCGTACTGTTCACGGCGCCCGCGCTCGTGCTCGCCAAACCGCTGACCGTCTGCACCGAGTCGAGCCCCGACGGCTTCGATGTCGTGCAGTTCAATTCGCTCGTCACGACCAATGCGTCGGCCGATGTGATCTTCAATTCGCTGGTCTCGTACGACGAGGCCGCGAAGAAAGTCGAGCCTTCGCTGGCCGACAAGTGGGACGTGAGCGCCGACGGCCTCACCTACACGTTCCATCTGCGCCCGAACGTGCAGTTCCAGACGACCGACTACTTCAAGCCCACCCGACCGCTGAATGCCGATGACGTCGTCTTCACGTTTAACCGCATGCTCGACGACGGCAATCCGTGGCACAAGGTGGCGGGCGCGAGCGGCTTTCCGCATGCGCAATCGATGGGCTTGCCGAAGCTCATCAAGTCGGTCAGCAAGGTTGACGACAACACTGTCAAGTTCGAACTGAACGCGCCGGACGCGACCTTCGTGTCGATCCTGACAATGGGTTTCGCCTCGATCTATTCGGCTGAATACGCCGACCAGCTGCTCAAGGCCGGCAAACAGGTTGACCTGAATTCGAAGCCGATCGGCACCGGTCCGTTCGTATTGAAGAGCTACACCAAAGACGCGGTGATCCGTTACGACGTGAACCCGACGTACTGGGGCGCGAAACCGAAGGTCGACCGCCTGATCTACGCGATCACGCCGGACGCCACGGTGCGCGCGCAAAAGGTGAAAGCGGGTGAATGCCAGATCGCACTGTCGCCGAAGCCACAGGATCTCGCCGAAGCGAAAGACGACAAGTCGCTCGCCATCGTGCAGACACCGGCCTTCATGACCGCCTTCGTCGCACTGAACACGCAGAAAAAGCCGCTCGACAACCAGAAGGTGCGCGCCGCGCTGAACATGGCGTTCGACCGCACCACCTATCTGAAGGCGATCTTCGACAACACCGCGACCCCGGCCGTCAATCCGTATCCGCCTAACACGTGGAGCTACGACAAGGCCGTGAAGGCGTGGCCATACGATCCGGCGAAGGCGAAGAAGCTGCTCGCGGACGCGGGCTATCCGAACGGCTTCGAAACGACGATCTGGGTGCGTCCGAACGGCAGCGTACTGAACCCGAATCCGAAGGCCGGCGCCGAGCTGCTGCAAGCCGACTTCGCGAAGATCGGCGTGAAGGCGGATGTGAAGGTGATCGAATGGGGCGAGTTGATCAAGCAGGCAAAGCTTGGCCAGCATGACACGCTGTTCATGGGCTGGGCCGGCGATAACGGCGATCCGGACAACTATCTGTCGCCCCTCTTCAGTTGCAATGCGGTGAAGTCAGGGATCAATTTCGCGCGCTTCTGCGATCAGGATCTGGACAAGCTGATCGCAGACGGCAAGACAACGCCCGATCAGGCCAAACGTGCGAAGGCGTATGAACAGGCACAGCAGATCATCCACGATCAGGCGCTGTGGATTCCGTTGGGCTACCCAACGGCAGCGGCCATCACGCGCACGAATGTGAGCGGCTATCACGTGAGTCCGTTCGGACGGCAGAACTTTGGCACGGTGGCCGTGCAGTAA
- a CDS encoding helical backbone metal receptor: MQPRAVDAAGVAHEMWGANASGADTRIVSLVPSITELLFALGLDSQIVGRTGFCVHPRDKVRQVRKVGGTKAVNVDAIRALRPTHLIVNIDENERDTVEQLRAFVSHIVVTHPQTPRDNLPLYALLGAIFNREQEAQRLSEALEARLHEAAALTFPEQNVLYLIWREPWMTVARDTYIAAMLRLVNWQTLPDVQGGAAGAWRYPRFDFEHAPWLDNVDRILLSSEPYRFTQTHCDALKRDPRLAGKRIELIDGEQVSWYGVRAIDGIAYLLGRAAAS, encoded by the coding sequence ATGCAGCCGCGTGCGGTCGATGCAGCCGGCGTCGCGCACGAAATGTGGGGCGCCAACGCGTCCGGCGCCGATACCCGCATCGTCTCGCTCGTACCGAGCATCACCGAATTGCTGTTCGCTTTGGGGCTCGACAGTCAGATCGTGGGGCGCACCGGTTTTTGCGTGCATCCGCGTGACAAGGTGCGGCAGGTGCGCAAAGTCGGCGGCACCAAGGCCGTGAATGTCGACGCGATTCGAGCGTTACGGCCCACCCATCTGATCGTCAATATCGACGAAAACGAGCGCGATACCGTCGAGCAGTTGCGCGCGTTCGTGTCGCATATCGTCGTCACCCATCCGCAGACGCCGCGGGACAATCTCCCGCTGTACGCGCTGCTGGGCGCCATCTTCAACCGCGAGCAGGAAGCGCAACGCTTGAGTGAAGCGCTCGAAGCGCGACTGCACGAGGCCGCCGCGCTGACGTTTCCCGAGCAAAACGTGCTGTACCTGATCTGGCGCGAACCATGGATGACCGTCGCGCGCGATACGTACATCGCCGCGATGCTGCGGCTCGTGAACTGGCAGACGCTGCCCGACGTGCAAGGCGGAGCGGCAGGTGCCTGGCGCTATCCCAGGTTCGATTTCGAGCATGCGCCGTGGCTCGACAACGTCGACCGTATCCTGCTCTCCAGTGAACCGTATCGCTTCACACAAACGCACTGCGACGCGCTGAAACGCGATCCGCGGCTCGCCGGCAAGCGCATCGAATTGATCGACGGCGAGCAGGTCTCGTGGTACGGCGTGCGCGCGATTGACGGCATTGCCTATCTGCTTGGGCGCGCGGCCGCGTCGTAA
- a CDS encoding SDR family oxidoreductase has protein sequence MSSPLKVFITGASSGIGLALAAEYARRGAILGLVARRGEALAAFQQSHPQNSISTYSVDVRDAEALADAAAQFIAQHGLPDVVIANAGISRGALTGHGDLRTFREVMDVNYFGMVATFEPFAAAMVVAKKGTLVGIASVAGVRGLPGSGAYSASKSAALKYLEALRVEMRPLGVGVVTIAPGYVRTPMTEHNPYSMPFLMDADRFAVKVAGAVERQTRFAVFPWQMRVVAMLLHVLPRRVYDLVFERAPRKPRAVTE, from the coding sequence ATGAGTTCACCCCTGAAGGTTTTCATTACCGGCGCCTCGAGTGGCATCGGCCTCGCGCTCGCCGCCGAATATGCGCGGCGCGGCGCGATTCTCGGCCTGGTTGCCCGCCGCGGCGAGGCGCTCGCCGCCTTCCAGCAGTCCCATCCGCAGAATTCCATCTCCACTTATTCCGTCGACGTCCGCGACGCCGAGGCGCTCGCCGACGCGGCCGCGCAGTTCATTGCGCAGCACGGCTTGCCGGACGTCGTGATCGCCAATGCCGGCATCAGCCGCGGCGCGCTCACCGGGCACGGCGATCTGCGCACCTTCCGCGAAGTCATGGATGTCAATTACTTCGGCATGGTCGCCACTTTCGAGCCGTTCGCCGCCGCCATGGTCGTCGCGAAGAAAGGCACGCTGGTTGGGATCGCCAGCGTCGCCGGCGTGCGTGGCTTGCCGGGGTCGGGCGCGTACAGCGCGTCGAAGTCAGCCGCGCTCAAGTATCTCGAGGCGTTGCGCGTCGAGATGCGTCCGCTAGGCGTCGGCGTGGTCACCATCGCGCCCGGCTATGTCCGCACGCCGATGACCGAGCACAACCCGTACAGCATGCCGTTCCTGATGGACGCGGACCGCTTCGCCGTGAAGGTCGCGGGCGCGGTCGAACGGCAGACGCGCTTCGCGGTGTTCCCGTGGCAGATGCGCGTCGTGGCGATGCTGCTGCATGTGCTGCCGCGCCGGGTTTACGACCTCGTCTTCGAACGCGCGCCGCGCAAGCCCCGCGCCGTCACCGAGTAA
- a CDS encoding thiol:disulfide interchange protein DsbA/DsbL yields the protein MKKLLSILFLSLGLVAATAQASPAAPVSGKDYTVLSTPQPTDEPAGKIEVTEFFWYGCPHCNEFNPYLEAWVKKQGPDVVFKRVPVAFRDDFIPHSKMYHALDALGLQQQLTPKVFNEIHVNKNYLLTPEDQAKFLAKNGVDPKKYMDAYNSFSTQSALQKDKKLMEDYKIDGVPTLAVQGKYETGPAATNSLPGTIQVLDYLVQQVRAKKM from the coding sequence ATGAAAAAACTGCTGAGCATTCTGTTCCTTTCGCTGGGCCTGGTTGCCGCCACGGCGCAAGCATCGCCGGCCGCACCGGTTTCGGGCAAGGACTACACCGTGTTGTCCACGCCCCAACCTACCGATGAGCCGGCCGGCAAGATCGAAGTCACCGAATTCTTCTGGTACGGCTGCCCGCACTGCAATGAATTCAACCCGTACCTCGAAGCGTGGGTGAAGAAGCAAGGTCCGGACGTGGTGTTCAAGCGCGTGCCGGTTGCCTTCCGCGACGACTTCATTCCGCACTCGAAGATGTATCACGCGCTCGACGCACTCGGCCTGCAGCAACAGCTCACGCCGAAGGTTTTCAATGAAATTCACGTCAACAAGAACTACCTGCTGACGCCGGAAGACCAGGCCAAATTCCTCGCGAAGAACGGCGTCGATCCGAAGAAGTACATGGACGCGTACAACTCGTTCTCGACGCAAAGCGCGTTGCAAAAAGACAAGAAGCTGATGGAAGACTACAAGATCGACGGCGTGCCGACGCTGGCCGTGCAGGGCAAGTATGAAACCGGCCCGGCCGCGACCAACAGCCTGCCGGGCACGATCCAGGTGCTCGACTACCTGGTGCAGCAGGTCCGCGCCAAGAAGATGTAA
- a CDS encoding SPOR domain-containing protein, producing the protein MQVIHTMAKPRRTTKQSQSKQTGGTFLGIVLGLIVGLAIAVVVALYITRAPTPFVSKVAPPAATDTGASQAQQYDPNRPLQGKTPGQPVPQAAQPAPPNTAPGQTNSQTQSGMLEEPQIVEVPPASGTANGTAVAPKPAQDNGTAAATAKKQQGASVPAATAAGSAPKSTTPATAANAKPGSGAAPADANTGYFLQVGAYKTSADAEQQRARLAFQGFESKVTQRDAGGVTYYRVRIGPFSKFEDMNSSRQRLSDAGVDTAVIRFTKQ; encoded by the coding sequence TTGCAGGTGATTCATACGATGGCAAAACCACGCCGCACAACAAAGCAATCGCAATCGAAACAAACCGGGGGGACTTTTCTCGGCATCGTGCTGGGCCTGATCGTCGGTCTCGCGATCGCGGTAGTGGTGGCGCTGTATATCACCCGTGCGCCTACGCCGTTCGTCTCGAAGGTGGCGCCGCCCGCGGCAACCGACACCGGCGCGAGCCAGGCGCAGCAGTACGACCCGAACCGTCCGTTGCAAGGCAAGACACCGGGGCAGCCGGTGCCGCAAGCCGCGCAACCGGCGCCGCCGAACACCGCGCCGGGCCAGACCAATTCGCAGACGCAGTCCGGCATGCTGGAAGAACCGCAGATCGTCGAAGTTCCGCCCGCGAGCGGAACCGCGAACGGCACGGCAGTCGCACCGAAGCCCGCGCAGGATAACGGCACGGCCGCCGCAACGGCGAAGAAGCAGCAAGGCGCAAGCGTTCCGGCCGCCACCGCGGCAGGCTCGGCGCCGAAGAGCACGACGCCCGCCACGGCTGCCAACGCCAAGCCGGGTTCGGGTGCGGCGCCGGCTGACGCGAACACGGGCTACTTCCTGCAAGTGGGCGCCTACAAGACCTCGGCCGACGCCGAGCAGCAGCGTGCGCGTCTCGCCTTCCAGGGCTTCGAATCGAAGGTCACGCAGCGCGATGCTGGCGGCGTGACGTACTACCGTGTGCGGATCGGGCCGTTCTCGAAGTTCGAAGACATGAATTCGAGCCGTCAGCGTCTGTCCGACGCGGGCGTGGATACAGCCGTGATCCGCTTTACGAAGCAATAA
- the argS gene encoding arginine--tRNA ligase, whose translation MLPAHKHTLETLLADTVKQVADATQGASEAAFVSPTITLERPKVAAHGDVACNVAMQLAKPLRANPRQLAQQIVDALLAQPRAKGLVEAAEVAGPGFINLRLAPAAKQAVIAAVFAEQGAFGRSQRDAGKHVLIEFVSANPTGPLHVGHGRQAALGDALSNVLASQGYDVHREFYYNDAGVQIHTLAVSTQARARGIAPGDAGWPASAYNGEYIADIAKDYLNGVTVAASDGEPVTGAADVEDLDAIRRFAVTYLRREQDMDLQAFGVKFDQYYLESSLYKEGRVEKTVEALIAAGKTYEQEGALWLRTTDDGDDKDRVMRKTDGTYTYFVPDVAYHVAKWERGFTKVINVQGSDHHGTIARVRAGLQGLGVGIPKGYPDYILHKMVTVMRNGEEVKISKRAGSYVTVRDLIEWSGGATPGSEAAVDLIDEETIRRGRDAVRFFLISRKADTEFVFDIDLALKQNDENPVHYVQYAHARICSVIAECKARYSTDESTLAQMDVSPLTSERAMALLNKLAEFPDMLQHAADELAPHAVAFYLRDLAGEFHSFYNDRAERVLVDDAAERNARVALLAATRQVLANGLATIGVSAPVKM comes from the coding sequence ATGCTGCCTGCACATAAACATACTCTCGAAACACTGCTCGCCGACACGGTGAAGCAGGTTGCCGACGCAACCCAGGGCGCGAGCGAAGCCGCCTTCGTCTCGCCCACGATCACACTGGAGCGTCCCAAGGTGGCCGCGCACGGCGACGTCGCCTGCAACGTGGCGATGCAACTCGCCAAGCCGCTGCGCGCCAACCCGCGCCAGCTGGCGCAACAGATCGTCGACGCGCTGCTCGCGCAGCCGCGGGCCAAGGGTCTCGTGGAAGCCGCCGAAGTTGCCGGCCCCGGCTTCATCAACCTGCGCCTCGCGCCCGCCGCCAAGCAGGCGGTGATCGCCGCCGTGTTCGCGGAGCAAGGGGCCTTCGGCCGCTCGCAGCGCGACGCGGGCAAGCACGTGCTGATCGAATTCGTCTCGGCCAACCCAACCGGCCCGCTGCACGTCGGCCACGGCCGGCAGGCCGCGCTCGGCGACGCGCTTTCGAACGTGCTGGCCTCGCAAGGCTATGACGTGCACCGCGAGTTTTATTACAACGACGCCGGTGTGCAGATTCACACGCTCGCCGTGTCGACCCAGGCGCGTGCCCGCGGCATTGCCCCGGGCGACGCAGGCTGGCCGGCCTCGGCGTACAACGGCGAGTACATCGCCGACATCGCCAAAGACTATCTGAATGGCGTCACCGTTGCCGCGAGCGACGGCGAGCCCGTCACGGGCGCGGCCGACGTCGAAGACCTCGACGCGATCCGCCGCTTCGCGGTTACGTATCTGCGCCGCGAGCAGGACATGGACCTGCAGGCGTTCGGCGTGAAGTTCGACCAGTACTACCTGGAGTCGTCGCTGTACAAGGAAGGCCGGGTCGAGAAAACGGTCGAGGCGCTGATCGCCGCCGGCAAGACCTACGAACAGGAAGGCGCGCTGTGGCTGCGCACTACGGATGACGGCGACGACAAAGACCGCGTGATGCGCAAGACCGACGGCACCTACACGTACTTCGTGCCGGACGTCGCCTATCACGTCGCCAAGTGGGAGCGCGGCTTCACCAAAGTCATCAACGTTCAGGGCTCGGACCACCACGGCACGATCGCGCGCGTGCGCGCCGGCCTGCAAGGTCTCGGCGTCGGCATTCCGAAGGGCTATCCCGACTACATCCTGCACAAGATGGTCACGGTAATGCGCAACGGCGAAGAGGTGAAGATCTCGAAGCGCGCCGGCAGCTATGTGACGGTGCGCGACCTGATCGAATGGTCGGGGGGCGCGACGCCGGGCTCGGAAGCCGCCGTCGACCTGATCGACGAAGAGACAATTCGCCGCGGCCGCGACGCCGTGCGCTTCTTCCTGATTTCGCGCAAGGCGGATACGGAATTCGTGTTCGACATCGACCTGGCGTTGAAGCAAAACGACGAAAATCCGGTGCACTACGTGCAGTATGCGCATGCGCGGATCTGCTCGGTCATCGCCGAATGCAAGGCGCGCTACAGCACGGACGAAAGCACGCTGGCGCAGATGGACGTCTCGCCGCTCACCAGCGAGCGCGCCATGGCCTTGCTGAACAAGCTCGCCGAGTTCCCCGACATGCTGCAACACGCCGCCGACGAACTCGCGCCGCACGCGGTCGCGTTCTATCTGCGCGACCTCGCCGGGGAATTCCACTCGTTCTACAATGACAGAGCCGAACGCGTGCTGGTCGACGACGCTGCCGAGCGCAATGCGCGCGTCGCGCTGCTCGCCGCCACGCGTCAGGTGCTGGCGAACGGTCTCGCGACGATCGGCGTCTCCGCTCCCGTCAAGATGTAA
- a CDS encoding DUF1840 domain-containing protein, which translates to MLITFKCRAAPDVMMLENLAQYLVGIVGKRLGERGVITHDELSVAISKLESAIHTDKQERAEHEGHFHEGEDGHEHHEIPPGLAQRAYPFLDMLRAAQKENADIVWGL; encoded by the coding sequence ATGCTGATTACTTTCAAATGTCGCGCTGCGCCGGACGTGATGATGCTGGAAAATCTCGCTCAGTACCTGGTCGGCATTGTCGGCAAGCGCCTGGGTGAGCGCGGTGTCATCACCCACGACGAACTGAGCGTCGCGATCTCGAAACTCGAATCGGCCATCCATACCGACAAACAGGAACGTGCCGAGCACGAGGGCCATTTCCACGAAGGCGAAGACGGCCACGAACATCATGAGATTCCGCCGGGACTCGCCCAGCGCGCGTATCCGTTCCTCGACATGCTGCGCGCCGCGCAGAAGGAAAACGCGGATATCGTCTGGGGTCTCTGA
- a CDS encoding acid-shock protein, whose translation MKKLTLLLTAVSLAAGASVALAQPASSVSSYSPPTEKHVKKPKKQKMKKGASAPMAAPADAASQ comes from the coding sequence ATGAAAAAGCTGACGCTGTTATTGACTGCTGTTTCCCTCGCCGCAGGCGCCTCGGTGGCGCTGGCCCAGCCCGCCAGCTCGGTCAGTTCCTATTCGCCGCCTACGGAAAAACACGTCAAGAAGCCCAAGAAGCAAAAAATGAAAAAGGGTGCGTCGGCGCCAATGGCTGCACCGGCGGATGCCGCCAGCCAGTAA